In one Pseudomonas sp. 31-12 genomic region, the following are encoded:
- a CDS encoding aldose 1-epimerase, giving the protein MKTTLIELTDELTHLTLAPELGGSLVNWTVRSTGQPLLRHNDAHALNTGLPGKLGCYPLIPWSNRIAEGGFDCPDGWLALKPNSLTDPLPIHGSAWQQPWQVVSQAHDEVVLQLNSKNPFAYRARQRFHLSEGRLSIDLHVTHLAKHPAWHGLGLHPYFPRTANTRLKAKAEKAWLCDGSKLPTERMALPAEWDFYQLKVLPDTLVDNGFCEWDGHCLIQQPELGYELECQASGSDYYLLYCPVGMGFFCIEPVSHPVNAHHLPGRPGLRLLEQGQSVELGFSLHYRQLDQPSI; this is encoded by the coding sequence ATGAAAACGACTCTCATCGAACTCACAGACGAACTCACCCACCTCACCCTCGCCCCCGAACTCGGTGGCAGCCTCGTCAACTGGACCGTTCGCAGCACCGGGCAGCCGCTGCTGCGCCACAACGACGCCCACGCGCTGAACACCGGCCTGCCAGGCAAACTCGGTTGCTACCCCTTGATTCCGTGGTCGAACCGAATCGCCGAAGGGGGCTTCGACTGTCCCGATGGCTGGCTCGCCTTGAAGCCCAACAGCCTCACCGATCCACTGCCGATTCACGGCAGCGCCTGGCAACAACCGTGGCAGGTGGTGTCGCAGGCCCATGACGAAGTCGTCTTGCAACTCAACAGCAAAAACCCCTTCGCCTATCGCGCCCGGCAGCGGTTTCATCTGAGCGAGGGCCGATTGAGCATCGATTTGCACGTCACTCACCTGGCCAAACACCCCGCGTGGCATGGCCTCGGACTGCACCCGTACTTTCCCCGCACCGCCAACACCCGGCTAAAGGCCAAGGCTGAAAAAGCCTGGCTATGCGATGGATCGAAACTGCCAACTGAACGCATGGCACTGCCTGCGGAGTGGGACTTTTATCAGCTCAAAGTGCTGCCCGACACACTGGTCGACAATGGTTTCTGCGAATGGGACGGTCATTGCCTGATCCAGCAACCCGAGCTCGGTTATGAGCTGGAATGCCAGGCCAGCGGCAGCGATTACTACCTACTCTATTGCCCGGTGGGTATGGGATTTTTCTGCATCGAACCGGTCAGCCACCCAGTCAACGCCCATCACTTGCCCGGGCGGCCGGGGCTGCGTTTGCTGGAGCAAGGTCAATCCGTCGAACTCGGCTTCAGCCTGCACTATCGCCAGCTTGATCAGCCCAGCATCTGA
- a CDS encoding TRAP transporter small permease, whose translation MKNLLLRINDRIYMACIWVAGLSVLAISLIIPWGVFARYVLGTGSSWPEPTAILLMMVFTFIGAAASYRAGAHMAVAMLTDRMAPRLRNAMAIFSQLLMATICLFMTIWGTKLCLSTWNQFMSAMPTLRVGITYMPIPIGGVLTLIFVLEKLLLGDQSNRRVVRFDLVEESEGAA comes from the coding sequence ATGAAGAATCTGCTGCTACGCATCAACGACAGGATTTACATGGCCTGCATCTGGGTCGCCGGTCTGTCGGTCCTGGCGATTTCCCTGATCATTCCCTGGGGCGTCTTCGCCCGTTACGTGCTCGGCACCGGCTCAAGCTGGCCGGAGCCCACCGCCATCTTGCTGATGATGGTCTTCACCTTCATCGGCGCCGCCGCGAGTTACCGCGCCGGCGCGCACATGGCCGTGGCGATGCTCACTGACCGCATGGCGCCCCGACTGCGCAATGCGATGGCGATTTTCTCGCAATTGCTGATGGCGACCATCTGCCTGTTCATGACCATCTGGGGCACCAAGCTGTGCCTGTCGACCTGGAACCAGTTCATGAGCGCCATGCCGACGCTGCGCGTGGGCATCACCTACATGCCGATCCCGATTGGCGGTGTGCTGACGCTGATCTTTGTCCTGGAAAAACTCTTGCTCGGTGACCAGAGCAACCGCCGGGTCGTGCGTTTCGACCTGGTTGAAGAAAGCGAAGGGGCTGCCTGA
- a CDS encoding TRAP transporter large permease, translated as MDALILLGSFIALILIGMPVAYALGLSALIGAWWIDIPFQALMIQVAGGVNKFSLLAIPFFVLAGAIMAEGGMSRRLVAFAGVLVGFVRGGLSLVNIMASTFFGAISGSSVADTASVGSVLIPEMERRGYPREFATAVTVSGSVQALLTPPSHNSVLYSLAAGGTVSIASLFMAGVVPGLLMSACLMVLCLIFAKKRNYPKGEVIPLKQALKICGEAMWGLMAMVIILGGILSGIFTATESAAIAVLWSFFVTMFIYRDYKWSELPKLMHRTVRTISIVMILIGFAASFGYIMTLMQIPSKITTMFLTLSDNRYVILMCINVMLLLLGTVMDMAPLILILTPILMPVILGIGVDPVQFGMIMLVNLGIGLITPPVGAVLFVGSAVGKVSIEKTVKALLPFYAVLFLVLLGVTYIPALSLWLPHLVL; from the coding sequence ATGGACGCGTTGATTCTGTTGGGCAGTTTTATTGCGTTGATCCTGATCGGCATGCCGGTCGCCTATGCACTGGGGCTTTCCGCCCTGATCGGCGCGTGGTGGATCGACATCCCGTTCCAGGCGCTGATGATTCAGGTCGCCGGCGGTGTGAACAAATTCTCCTTGCTGGCGATTCCGTTCTTCGTCCTGGCGGGCGCGATCATGGCCGAGGGCGGCATGTCCCGGCGGCTGGTGGCGTTTGCCGGTGTGCTGGTCGGGTTTGTCCGTGGCGGCTTGTCGCTGGTCAACATCATGGCCTCGACCTTCTTCGGCGCGATCTCCGGTTCTTCGGTGGCCGACACGGCCTCTGTCGGTTCGGTGCTGATTCCAGAAATGGAACGCCGTGGTTACCCGCGGGAATTCGCCACGGCCGTGACGGTCAGCGGCTCGGTACAAGCGCTGCTGACGCCGCCCAGCCACAACTCGGTGCTCTACTCGCTGGCCGCGGGCGGCACGGTGTCGATTGCGTCGCTGTTCATGGCCGGCGTGGTCCCTGGTTTGCTGATGAGCGCGTGCCTGATGGTGCTGTGCCTGATCTTCGCGAAAAAGCGCAACTACCCCAAGGGCGAAGTCATTCCCTTGAAGCAGGCGCTGAAAATCTGCGGCGAAGCGATGTGGGGCCTGATGGCCATGGTCATCATCCTCGGCGGGATTCTCTCGGGTATTTTCACCGCCACTGAATCGGCGGCGATTGCGGTGCTGTGGTCGTTCTTCGTGACCATGTTCATCTACCGCGACTACAAGTGGAGCGAGCTGCCAAAACTGATGCACCGCACGGTGCGGACGATTTCGATCGTGATGATCCTGATCGGCTTCGCCGCGAGCTTCGGCTACATCATGACCCTGATGCAGATTCCGTCGAAGATCACCACGATGTTCCTGACCCTGTCGGACAACCGATACGTGATCCTGATGTGCATCAACGTCATGCTGCTGTTGCTCGGCACCGTGATGGACATGGCGCCGCTGATCCTGATCCTGACGCCGATCCTGATGCCGGTAATTCTGGGCATTGGCGTGGACCCGGTGCAGTTTGGCATGATCATGCTGGTGAACCTGGGGATCGGATTGATCACGCCGCCGGTGGGCGCGGTATTGTTTGTGGGGTCGGCCGTGGGCAAAGTCAGCATCGAAAAAACCGTGAAAGCGCTGCTGCCGTTCTACGCCGTGCTGTTCCTGGTGCTGTTGGGGGTGACCTACATTCCGGCGCTGTCGCTGTGGTTGCCGCATTTGGTGTTGTAA
- a CDS encoding TRAP transporter substrate-binding protein translates to MDFKRTLLAAALPLAFTLSSAAQALEIKFADIHPAGYPTVVAEEQLGKTLVADSNGTLTFKMFAGGVLGSEKEVVEQAQVGAIQMARVSLGIVGPVVPDVNVFNMPFVFRDQAHMRKVIDGEVGDEILAKITDSEFGLVALAWMDGGTRNIYTKKPVNSPEDLKGMKIRVMGNPMFIETINAMGGNGIAMDTGEIFSALQTGVIDGAENNPPTLLEHNHYQNAKFYSLTGHLILPEPIVMSKITWEKLTPEQQTLVKKAAKAAQAQERILWDAKTASSEEKLKAAGVKFITVDKKPFYEATASIREKYGAPYVDLIKRIEAVQ, encoded by the coding sequence GCCGCCCAGGCGCTGGAAATCAAATTCGCCGACATCCACCCGGCCGGCTACCCGACCGTGGTGGCCGAAGAACAACTGGGCAAAACCCTGGTGGCCGACAGCAACGGCACGCTGACTTTCAAGATGTTCGCCGGCGGTGTGCTCGGCTCGGAAAAAGAAGTGGTTGAACAAGCCCAGGTCGGCGCCATCCAGATGGCCCGGGTCAGCCTCGGCATCGTCGGGCCGGTGGTGCCGGATGTGAACGTGTTCAACATGCCGTTCGTGTTCCGCGATCAGGCGCACATGCGCAAGGTCATTGACGGTGAAGTCGGCGACGAAATCCTGGCCAAAATCACCGATTCCGAGTTTGGCCTGGTTGCCCTGGCCTGGATGGATGGCGGTACGCGCAACATCTACACAAAAAAACCGGTAAACAGCCCCGAGGATCTCAAAGGCATGAAGATCCGCGTAATGGGCAACCCCATGTTCATCGAAACCATCAACGCCATGGGCGGTAACGGTATCGCGATGGACACGGGCGAAATCTTCAGTGCCCTGCAGACCGGTGTGATAGATGGCGCGGAAAACAACCCGCCAACGCTGCTTGAGCACAACCACTATCAAAACGCCAAGTTCTACAGCCTGACCGGCCACCTGATCCTGCCCGAGCCTATCGTGATGTCGAAAATCACCTGGGAAAAACTCACCCCCGAGCAGCAGACGCTGGTGAAGAAAGCCGCCAAAGCCGCACAGGCGCAAGAACGCATTTTGTGGGACGCGAAGACGGCCAGCAGTGAAGAAAAACTCAAGGCCGCCGGGGTCAAGTTCATCACCGTAGACAAAAAACCTTTCTATGAGGCCACCGCCTCGATCCGCGAGAAATACGGCGCGCCTTACGTCGACCTGATCAAGCGCATCGAAGCCGTTCAGTAA